From one Halococcus agarilyticus genomic stretch:
- the argS gene encoding arginine--tRNA ligase, which yields MFLSLRDDVAAALSDALSALDVSTADLGIEDPPENVDAALASSVAFRLAAERGAPPPQIAEEVADALDTTGYDYLDRVSLAGPYVNFHPTEAYYDDTLAAAGEEGYGRLDPKDESVVVEHTSANPTGPVHVGRARNPIIGDAIANVLDFAGYDVTRHYYVNDAGRQMAVFTWAYETFDEADLPEPERPRADYDLVRYYRKGNEFLESAPEAEREAAEDEIRAILQGLEDGDETTFERVNEVVEPMLDGMSASLERLPVTYDEFVRETRFMRDGSMDEIVDRLQDTENAVYEEDAWQLDLPNFEKKLVFLRSDGTSLYTTRDLAHHEWKFANFDRAVTVLGEDHKLQAEQLRGALDLLGNDTDQLESVYYSWVNLPEGGMSTRAGTGVDLDDLLDESIDRAREEVESRLESRIRDDDLTEDDVERIARQVGLGAVRYDIVSKQPTKAITFEWDRALDFEAQSAPYVQYVHARTCGILDEAEGVPALDGVDASTLTTPEERALLDVIARFPAVVENAADELAPHVIATYTRKFAEQFNAFYRECPVLDAEGETRTARLALVAAARTTVANALALLGVAAPESM from the coding sequence ATGTTCCTCTCACTTCGCGACGACGTCGCCGCGGCGCTCTCCGACGCGCTCTCGGCGCTCGACGTGTCGACTGCTGACCTCGGCATCGAGGACCCACCCGAGAACGTCGACGCCGCGCTCGCCTCCAGTGTGGCCTTCCGCCTGGCCGCCGAGCGCGGCGCACCCCCGCCCCAGATAGCCGAGGAGGTCGCCGACGCGCTCGACACGACGGGCTACGACTATCTCGATCGGGTCTCTCTCGCGGGGCCGTACGTCAACTTCCACCCCACCGAAGCCTACTACGACGACACGCTCGCGGCCGCCGGTGAGGAGGGGTACGGCCGACTCGATCCGAAGGACGAATCGGTCGTGGTCGAACACACCAGCGCGAACCCGACTGGCCCCGTGCACGTCGGCCGGGCACGCAACCCCATCATCGGCGACGCGATCGCGAACGTCCTCGATTTCGCTGGCTACGACGTCACCCGCCACTACTACGTCAACGACGCCGGCCGCCAGATGGCAGTGTTCACGTGGGCCTACGAGACGTTCGACGAGGCCGATCTTCCCGAACCGGAGCGCCCTCGTGCGGACTACGACCTCGTGCGCTACTACCGGAAGGGCAACGAATTCCTCGAAAGCGCTCCGGAGGCGGAGCGCGAGGCTGCCGAGGACGAGATCCGGGCCATCCTCCAAGGATTGGAAGACGGCGACGAGACGACCTTCGAGCGGGTGAACGAGGTCGTCGAGCCGATGCTTGACGGGATGAGTGCGTCGCTCGAACGCCTGCCCGTGACGTACGACGAGTTCGTCCGCGAGACGCGGTTCATGCGCGACGGCTCGATGGACGAGATCGTCGACCGGCTCCAGGACACCGAGAACGCGGTCTACGAGGAGGATGCGTGGCAGCTCGACCTCCCGAACTTCGAGAAGAAGCTCGTCTTCCTCCGTTCCGATGGAACGAGCCTCTACACCACCCGCGATCTCGCCCACCACGAGTGGAAGTTCGCGAACTTCGATCGCGCGGTCACGGTGCTCGGCGAGGACCACAAGCTCCAGGCCGAGCAGCTCCGGGGGGCGCTCGACCTGCTCGGCAACGACACCGATCAGCTCGAATCCGTGTACTACTCGTGGGTCAACCTTCCGGAGGGCGGCATGAGCACCCGCGCGGGCACCGGCGTCGACCTCGACGACCTGCTCGACGAGTCGATCGACCGCGCGCGCGAGGAGGTCGAATCCCGGCTCGAAAGTCGGATTCGCGACGACGACCTCACCGAGGACGACGTCGAACGGATCGCCCGTCAAGTGGGGCTCGGCGCGGTCCGATACGACATCGTCTCCAAGCAGCCCACGAAGGCGATCACCTTCGAGTGGGATCGCGCGCTGGACTTCGAGGCCCAGTCGGCCCCCTACGTCCAGTACGTCCACGCCCGGACGTGTGGAATTTTGGACGAGGCCGAGGGGGTTCCGGCTCTCGATGGCGTGGATGCGAGCACGCTCACGACGCCCGAAGAGCGCGCGCTACTCGATGTGATCGCGCGATTCCCGGCGGTCGTCGAGAACGCGGCCGACGAACTCGCCCCGCACGTGATCGCCACCTACACCAGGAAGTTCGCCGAGCAGTTCAACGCCTTCTACCGCGAGTGTCCCGTGCTCGACGCGGAGGGCGAAACCCGCACAGCGCGGCTCGCGCTCGTCGCCGCCGCCAGGACGACGGTGGCGAACGCGCTCGCGCTCCTCGGGGTGGCTGCACCCGAGTCGATGTGA
- a CDS encoding DUF120 domain-containing protein: protein MSTATERAVGNDERAALKLLALRGALDGEIKVSCANLATALDASNQTASRRLQRLDDADLLTRETVGDGQWVAVTPAGERELREAYAAYRRIFEEDLAVELVGSVTGGMGEGRHYITLPGYAEQFVERLGYEPFPGTLNVDLTDESIRSRTALAGIQPVEIDGWEDDERTYGPAVCYPATVETADGAYDSVHAIAPERTHHDDDQLEVIAPDKLREELELDDGDRVTVRIEGKA from the coding sequence ATGTCGACGGCAACCGAGCGTGCGGTCGGGAACGACGAGCGCGCGGCGCTGAAGCTGCTCGCGCTCCGCGGCGCGCTCGACGGCGAGATCAAGGTCTCGTGTGCGAACCTCGCGACCGCTCTCGACGCCTCGAACCAGACCGCCTCCCGCCGGCTCCAGCGCCTCGACGACGCCGACCTCCTCACGCGCGAGACCGTCGGCGACGGCCAGTGGGTCGCGGTCACGCCGGCGGGTGAGCGCGAGCTCCGCGAGGCGTACGCCGCCTACCGCCGCATCTTCGAGGAGGACCTCGCGGTCGAACTCGTGGGGAGCGTCACGGGAGGGATGGGCGAGGGTCGCCACTACATCACGCTGCCCGGATACGCCGAACAGTTCGTGGAGCGACTCGGTTACGAGCCGTTTCCCGGGACGCTGAACGTCGATCTCACCGACGAGAGCATCCGATCGCGGACGGCGCTCGCCGGGATCCAGCCGGTAGAGATCGACGGCTGGGAGGACGACGAGCGCACCTACGGCCCCGCCGTCTGCTATCCGGCGACCGTCGAGACTGCGGACGGGGCGTACGACTCCGTCCACGCCATTGCGCCCGAGCGCACCCACCACGACGACGATCAACTGGAGGTGATCGCCCCCGACAAGCTCCGTGAGGAACTCGAACTCGACGACGGCGATCGCGTGACCGTCCGGATCGAGGGCAAAGCGTGA
- a CDS encoding DsbA family oxidoreductase has translation MNEPESTLVEYADYSCPFCYLTHRSLEQYRRTRDDALAVDWRPFDLRNGKRGPDGEIDDEADIGYPSEVEQRIGQLRTKFDANEMLSLDEVPKVDSLNAQVVSRYVRNEYPNQWAEVNAAIFDALWEDGRDISDDGVLAEIAAGAGVDRDEIHDTIADDERRSQLFERFEKARRDGVTDVPTFIVDGRTTTGVLSPEEIERFVSES, from the coding sequence ATGAACGAACCCGAGAGCACTCTCGTCGAGTACGCGGACTACAGTTGTCCGTTCTGTTATCTCACCCATCGATCTCTCGAACAGTATCGACGGACGCGGGACGACGCGCTCGCCGTCGATTGGCGACCGTTCGATCTCCGGAACGGGAAACGCGGGCCGGATGGGGAGATCGACGACGAGGCCGATATCGGGTATCCGTCCGAGGTCGAACAGCGCATCGGACAACTGCGAACGAAGTTCGATGCAAACGAGATGCTTTCTCTCGACGAGGTTCCCAAAGTAGATTCCCTCAACGCACAAGTGGTCTCAAGGTACGTCAGGAACGAGTATCCCAACCAGTGGGCCGAGGTCAACGCCGCGATATTCGACGCTCTGTGGGAGGACGGCCGCGACATCAGCGACGACGGAGTTCTGGCCGAAATCGCAGCGGGTGCTGGCGTGGACCGCGACGAGATCCACGACACCATCGCGGACGACGAACGTCGCAGCCAGCTTTTCGAGCGGTTCGAGAAAGCGCGACGTGACGGCGTCACCGATGTCCCGACGTTCATTGTCGACGGCCGGACGACGACGGGCGTCCTCTCTCCCGAAGAGATCGAACGGTTCGTGTCGGAGTCGTAG